One part of the Aliivibrio fischeri ATCC 7744 = JCM 18803 = DSM 507 genome encodes these proteins:
- the rraA gene encoding ribonuclease E activity regulator RraA, whose amino-acid sequence MEYNTSALCDIYLDQVDVVEPMFSHFGAKTSFSGQITTIKCFEDNGLIHQLLEEKGEGRVLLVDGGGSLRRALVDADLAAKAAHNGWEGLVIYGCVREVDYLEEIEIGIQALASIPVGAARQNIGEVDVAVNFGSVTFLPEDHLYADSTGVIISQEPLEEMGEEEI is encoded by the coding sequence ATGGAATACAATACTTCAGCACTTTGTGACATCTATTTAGATCAAGTTGATGTTGTTGAACCGATGTTCAGCCACTTTGGCGCTAAGACATCATTTTCAGGCCAAATCACAACAATTAAATGTTTTGAAGATAATGGTCTGATTCATCAACTATTAGAAGAGAAAGGCGAAGGTCGTGTTTTATTAGTTGATGGCGGCGGTTCTTTACGTCGTGCTTTAGTGGATGCAGACCTAGCAGCAAAAGCAGCCCACAATGGTTGGGAAGGCTTAGTTATCTATGGTTGTGTCCGTGAAGTGGATTACCTAGAAGAGATTGAGATTGGCATTCAAGCTCTCGCTTCTATTCCTGTTGGTGCAGCAAGACAAAACATTGGTGAAGTGGATGTTGCGGTTAACTTTGGTAGTGTGACTTTCTTACCTGAAGATCATCTTTACGCGGATTCGACTGGAGTGATTATCTCTCAAGAACCGCTAGAAGAGATGGGTGAGGAAGAGATTTAA
- a CDS encoding 1,4-dihydroxy-2-naphthoate polyprenyltransferase, producing MKTSPFSIWLSAARPKTLPLALASIMTGSVLAYWNNHASFTITLMAFITATLLQILSNLANDYGDAVKGTDNEERLGPQRAMQTGLVTQETMKKAIGINIVLTIISGLILVFSSLHQTMDIIGFIALGLLAIGAAIAYTMGDKPYGYRGLGDTSVFIFFGLLGVAGTYYLHTGHLSSALFLPATACGLLAVAVLNINNLRDIENDEACGKMTLVVRMGANWGRKYHAVLMAASFICLAVFSATQIHSLTGWLFLAIAPFVFNHVMSVMRSPNGEAIRPMMGTVVQCALFTNVLFAVGLYLSV from the coding sequence ATGAAAACTTCTCCTTTTTCCATTTGGCTCAGCGCCGCTCGTCCAAAAACACTACCTCTTGCCCTAGCCTCAATCATGACAGGCTCTGTGTTGGCATATTGGAATAACCACGCCTCTTTTACTATTACGTTAATGGCATTTATCACCGCAACGTTATTGCAAATATTGTCGAATCTGGCAAATGACTACGGCGATGCAGTGAAAGGAACAGATAACGAAGAACGCCTTGGTCCACAACGAGCAATGCAAACCGGCCTTGTAACGCAAGAAACAATGAAAAAAGCCATTGGCATTAATATTGTTCTGACGATCATTAGTGGCTTAATTTTAGTATTTAGCTCATTACACCAAACCATGGATATTATTGGATTCATCGCTCTTGGGTTATTAGCTATTGGCGCTGCTATTGCTTATACCATGGGTGATAAGCCTTATGGTTACCGTGGCTTAGGGGATACCTCTGTTTTTATCTTTTTTGGTTTATTAGGGGTTGCTGGTACGTATTACCTTCATACAGGTCACTTATCTTCTGCTCTATTTTTACCAGCGACTGCCTGCGGTTTATTAGCTGTCGCAGTATTAAATATTAATAACCTACGTGATATAGAAAATGACGAAGCATGTGGAAAAATGACACTGGTCGTTCGCATGGGCGCAAACTGGGGTCGTAAATATCATGCAGTATTAATGGCCGCGAGTTTTATCTGTCTTGCTGTTTTTAGTGCGACTCAAATTCATTCACTAACTGGTTGGTTATTTTTAGCAATTGCACCTTTCGTCTTCAATCATGTTATGTCAGTAATGCGATCTCCAAATGGTGAAGCAATCAGACCTATGATGGGCACCGTTGTGCAATGCGCACTATTTACCAATGTACTATTTGCTGTTGGCTTGTACTTATCCGTTTAA
- the zapB gene encoding cell division protein ZapB, with translation MSLEILEQLEAKVQMAVDTIALLQMEVEELKETNAALTQDLEQANNGRSEVEQEAQRARDEQAQFEARIRGLLGKMDEVE, from the coding sequence ATGTCTTTAGAAATATTAGAACAACTAGAAGCTAAAGTTCAGATGGCAGTAGATACAATCGCACTGCTACAAATGGAAGTTGAAGAATTAAAAGAAACGAACGCAGCGCTAACTCAAGATCTTGAGCAAGCAAACAACGGTCGTTCAGAAGTAGAACAAGAAGCTCAACGTGCACGTGATGAGCAAGCTCAATTTGAAGCTCGCATCCGTGGCCTACTTGGTAAAATGGACGAAGTAGAGTAA
- the glpX gene encoding class II fructose-bisphosphatase — MKRDLAMAFSRVTEGAALAGYKWLGRGDKNAADGAAVEVMRTLLNKTDISGEIVIGEGEIDDAPMLYIGENVGTGGDAVDIAVDPIEGTRMTAMGQSNALAVLAAGEKGSFLKAPDMYMEKLVVGPGAKGAIDLSLSLEDNLVNIAKALGKPLETLVVTTLAKPRHDEVIANMQKMGVRVFAVPDGDVAASILTCMPDSEVDVMYCIGGAPEGVVSAAVIRALDGDMQARLLPRHEVKGDTEENRIHGEAELKRCEEMGVKANVILKMTDMARSDDVVFAATGITKGDLLEGITRQGNIATTETLLIRGRCRTIRRIKSIHYLERKDAEIRDIIL, encoded by the coding sequence ATGAAACGCGATTTAGCAATGGCTTTTTCTCGAGTTACTGAAGGTGCCGCACTGGCTGGTTACAAATGGCTTGGCCGTGGCGATAAAAACGCTGCTGACGGTGCAGCTGTTGAAGTAATGCGTACTCTTCTGAACAAAACTGATATCAGTGGTGAGATTGTTATTGGTGAAGGTGAGATCGATGATGCACCTATGCTATACATCGGTGAAAACGTAGGTACAGGTGGCGATGCTGTTGATATCGCGGTTGATCCAATCGAAGGTACTCGCATGACTGCGATGGGTCAATCAAACGCTCTTGCTGTATTGGCTGCTGGTGAAAAAGGCAGTTTCTTAAAAGCACCTGATATGTACATGGAAAAATTGGTTGTTGGTCCTGGTGCAAAAGGGGCAATTGATTTAAGTCTTTCTCTAGAAGACAACCTAGTAAATATTGCAAAAGCATTAGGTAAACCGTTAGAAACGCTTGTTGTGACAACACTGGCTAAACCTCGTCATGATGAAGTAATTGCAAACATGCAGAAGATGGGCGTTCGTGTATTTGCTGTGCCAGATGGTGATGTTGCGGCTTCTATTCTAACCTGTATGCCTGATAGCGAAGTGGACGTGATGTACTGTATCGGTGGAGCACCTGAAGGTGTTGTTTCTGCTGCAGTTATTCGTGCATTAGATGGCGACATGCAAGCACGTCTTCTTCCTCGTCATGAAGTGAAAGGCGATACAGAAGAAAACCGTATCCACGGTGAAGCCGAGCTTAAACGTTGTGAAGAAATGGGCGTAAAAGCGAACGTTATCTTAAAAATGACAGACATGGCACGCAGTGATGATGTTGTTTTTGCAGCTACTGGTATCACAAAAGGTGATCTACTAGAAGGCATTACTCGCCAAGGTAATATTGCGACAACTGAAACGCTACTTATCCGTGGTCGTTGTCGTACGATTCGTCGTATTAAGTCAATTCACTACTTAGAGCGTAAAGACGCTGAGATTAGAGATATTATTCTTTAA